GCCTAAACTTCATCACGACCCAATCCATGAATGTTTTCCTTTTGTCCTTAGGTGGAAAGGGAAACATAGTGGTCCAACCTCAAATCGTGATGTTGCTTTCTATCGTAAAGCTTTGGATTCCCTAAAGCCTTCTGATGTGAGTTTAAATATGTTTGTAAGAACCTTTCAGTGGCTTTTTCTCCCTTTCCTTCTGGAGCTGACAATAACCATgttgttttccatttttaaCTGAAGGTTGATTGGTGTCCTTATGCAAATATCAGCCATACTGTTATACCAGAGAATATCTTAAATCAACTCATCCTCGGAAGATCAAAGACAATGTTGATATGTTTTGACAAGGCAGAGAGACACCTTCCAGATCGCTGCCTAAGACAGTTTGGCATGCATCAGACTGTCCCTGAAGAAGTGCAGAGATGGGAAAGGAAGACTCGTGGTGTTGATGGGGGGGTAGATCTTTCTGGGAAAATGGAATCAGAGCTTAGCGAATGGGCAAATCGTAGTTTCCATATTGTGGAAGCTGAGGAGGACCTGGACGAGGGTGAATATATGAACTGGTACTTAAGAATTACACGCAGGTTGGTAGGAAGGCCTCGACCTATCTCATCAGAGTTTCAGAGAATGGTAATAGTGCACTTAAAATAATCAGTAGGATAACTAATTTGATCTATCTTCTTTGTTTGCAAAGTTTATCTCTTTTCCTGACagttttatccattttttgcTCAACTGATTTGTTCCCGGAACTCAGAATGCTGCATTGAGAGACATTGCACATGTAGCAGACACACTCTCAACACATGGGATGGATGATCAGCAAATACAATCCATAACAAGAATCAGGTTTGTTGCACATGAATGTTTGAGGGATCATGTTGGAAGCTCAACATTGGTGGTAGCCAACTCAGAAGACGATGTCGGGAAAAGCATGAGAGGGAAGGAAAGGGTTAGGAGGAGGGGTATCAGTAAGCGCAGAAGGAAAGATGACTCGGAGGAATATTATGCTGCTAGCACAAACACCCAAACCCCCGTGTATCCTTCAGCTGTCGATGTTGATCAGGGACACATGTATTATGTGCAAAACGAGGTTGATCCTCAACATCTTTGCCTTCCGGCTAATGCTGATGCTGCACTTGCAGGCATGACCTACCATGTTGATGGGGCAAGGGACGATTACACAACCGATGAAATTGATGAGCCTGAATACCAGCAAGCTGCTGAAGAAGCTGATGAAGACCAGCTCTCTCATGGACAGGAAGAAAGTCCATGTGAACCTAATGCTGGAGTTGGTGTCGTACACCAGTCCTCTCTAGAAAACAGTGAGAATGTCACACACCAGACGGACTATACTGTTACGGCTTAGGCAGTCTACTGAACTTACAATTTTGTTGGGtgactcctttttttttttccagttATAAAGGTGGGTACCTACTCAGATTTGTTATGACATCAATCCTGAACTGCTCAACTGCTCCAATTAATGTATAACCAGAGAGATAAATATTGTCTCTATGTTCCTACAGTTGGATTTCCAGGACAAAGTGCCAGTCTTCTGATTAGTTAAGACCATTCAGGTAGTCGGATTTTCCGAAAATTCTTACTGATCCCATGCTTCCTGGGAGTCGGATGTAATTAGTTAAGACCATTCAGGTAGTCTTCTGATTTTCCTTCTATCTTGGAGATGTCAACATTTAGGTGTCGAAGCTAAAAAAGGTTTGTGTTTGTAATGAAACTGATACTTCTGAATTCTCAAAGCCAGTATCTCGTAAATGTGTAGCTTTCTTTTAGAATGCTGTGATGATATTTTAGAGGAgcaacaaatttgatgattttgctTCTGTACCGAGTCTTAAACTGCAAAATGAAGCACGGAGCAACCTACCTGGAATGATGTTTTTCGTAGCAATGAAATCTTATGCTAATTCTCAACTATTTGAGGTGAAAATGATGATAACAAAGAGGCCAGATTCTGATGCTCAAGGCGGGATCTGTGACTGACTTGTTGTAAGAGAAACATAGCTTCATAAACTTGGGAATGCAAGTCCGGAATTTCTTTCCAACGCTCGAGGAAGACACCTGACTGGCAGATTTCAAGTTGCAAGGTTCTTCATTATGCCAGTATCCTCAGATTTTCAGGCAATAACCTATGACTAGTGGAGGAAAAGATGTTTGTTGCCTGAATTGGCTCGTTGTGGCTCGCCACACACATTTAAGTCTGCTTCTTTAGTTCTGCttacaacaaagaaaataaattggtgAAACAACTACAATGCATATTTCTCATCAACTAGGAAGAAGTAGGATTTAAAGACTGGTTAGTGAGAACACCATAGGTTAATGGAAATGTATAAGGGAGTGGTTGCTTATGATTTTCATGGTATGCTCCCTATATGGAGATCATATTCTTGCTTTGAAAGAATATAGAGAAACTAACAAAACAAACAACAGAAGAGAAACCATTGTCATATGTTAGAAAGATTAAAGTCTACGGAACTAAATACAGAACAACTATCACAAAATGTGTTGATTTTGGACAACTCCATGCCTCTTCATCATCAAACCTTGCCGAGTTTAGGACAACCGCTAACATGCACCTTTGCGATATGCCTCCCCACCACTTGTGGAAGAAAGGACAGATTAGGACAATCCTCAACATAAAACCTTTGAAGCAAATTGAAGCTCAGAAGCCACTCAGGCAACATGGCAAAATTAGCACAATTTGCTATCCGGAAAAATTTGAGAGTCTTTGCAACATTCTTTGTAAGCCCCATTGGGAGATTGATCAACTTAGGAAGCCCCATCAGAAGCAACGACTCAAGGCACGTCAAGCCCTCTAATCCATCTCCGTCAGACAAATCAAGAACTTCGCAGTTCCAAATCCACAACTTCTCAAGTGCAGTCAGATATTTGATGTTATCTGGAAGAGAAGCTAATCTTGGGCAATCATAAATACGTAACACTCGAAGGGAATTCAGGTCCTGAAATCCTTCTGACGGTAACTGAACAAAGTCACAGTTGTAGAGCAGCAAGAACTGGAGAGATTTGAAGCTTTGGAGACTTTTCTTTGTCAGAGATATCTCCCTGCAAGTCAAATACAAGGTTTTGATGCTGACTAAACTTCTGAAATTTCCAGGCAAATCTTGAAACTTTTCACAGTTCATAAGGTTCAGTGTCTGTAAATTCACAAGCTTGCAAAACGACTTAGGAAGAGACTTCAGGTTACTGCTGTGACTCAGGTCAAGATACCTTAGTTGTTGCAAGCCACCAATAGAACTTGGTAACTCTTCAAGATCCAGTGCTTGCAATACTAAGACCCGCAGGCGTCTGAATTTCATTGCGATGCCTTGAATAAAGGTCATGTCTAAAGGTTTATTCTTGAATGTACATCTAAAAGACCTCAAATTTTTCAATCTGAATAATGTTCTGGGGGCTTCTTTTTCCGACAGATCTTCGTCATGCAAATACAGGTGACGAACTCTATCAGAGATGCTTTTAATATCAGCTTTGAAGTTTAGGCATTCATCGCCTGCCACGGATTGAGCGAGGTCGTGGACAAGGTTATGAATCCTACAAACCAATATTTCTCCATCAAAAGCTTCCACCACTTCTTGAAAGCAAAATCTTGATAAAAGTTCATTGAAGTATCGATTCCCAATATCTTCAAGTTCTCTATTCTTGCTTGTTGAACTAACCAAACCTTGAGCAATCCAAAGGTTGATGAAAACCTCCCGTGGAATTTCAAAGCCCTTGGGTAACATAGAGCAATAAGCAAAGCATTGCCTCAAATGGGGTGGTAACTTTTCATAGCTTAGCCTCAGTATAGGTAGAATATCACTCTGCTTTTGATCAATTTCCCATATATCATTATCCTTGATATGCAACCATTCTTGTTCGTCTGTATTCATATACAACAAGCCACCCAAGGTCTTGACAGCAAGTGGAACTCCACCACATTTCTTCACAATTTCCTTCGCGATTGCTACTAGATTAGGAAGCCAATTGTCAGGTCCTCTGAAAGCACATTTCAGAAATAAAGATAAGCAGTCATCATCTGACAGGCCGGCTAAATTGTATGGAGATGTCGTGCCAGTAATCAGAGCTACAGCCTTACTTCGCGTGGTGACAATGATTTTACTTCCTGTTCGACCGTTCATCAACAACTCCCTCAAATCCATCCACTTATTACGATCCTCATTCCACACATCATCCAACACAAGTAAATACTTCTTGTTGTTCAAAACACCGGCTAAACAGCTTTGCATCTGATCCATATCAAGATGGGCAAGATTCTCACCTGTTGCAGATTTTAGAATCTTCTCAACAACTTTGCCAACGCCAAAATCCTCAGAAACAGAAACCCACATTCCAAGATCAAAGCTTTGAACAACCCGGTCATCGTTGTAGGCCAGTTTAACAACTGTTGTCTTCCCAAGACCTCCTATTCCAACAACAGGAACAACTGAAACATCTTCTTCATCCTTAGAGCTCAGAAGCAACTgcac
This Sesamum indicum cultivar Zhongzhi No. 13 linkage group LG5, S_indicum_v1.0, whole genome shotgun sequence DNA region includes the following protein-coding sequences:
- the LOC105162587 gene encoding protein MAIN-LIKE 2, with amino-acid sequence MKSEDHYYASDVLNSNMDYYATNPGPLDDTVLYDQDKHISAAVWEGQDRGALRCHEHTSKLDRWLLTEKQIELVKKAGFGYLRLIPAISLDNPLISALVERWRRETNTFHMTVGEMTVSLEDVAYLLGLPIDGKPVIGVTYTACDSVCVKYLGKSPDSGHTSGGMVKLSWLKEAFSECPEDASVDDIECHTRAYLLYLVGSTIFSTTTGNKVPVMYLPLFENFDEAGKYAWGAAALSFLYRALGNASLRSQSTISGCLTLLQCWSYYHLNVGRPKLHHDPIHECFPFVLRWKGKHSGPTSNRDVAFYRKALDSLKPSDVDWCPYANISHTVIPENILNQLILGRSKTMLICFDKAERHLPDRCLRQFGMHQTVPEEVQRWERKTRGVDGGVDLSGKMESELSEWANRSFHIVEAEEDLDEGEYMNWYLRITRRLVGRPRPISSEFQRMNAALRDIAHVADTLSTHGMDDQQIQSITRIRFVAHECLRDHVGSSTLVVANSEDDVGKSMRGKERVRRRGISKRRRKDDSEEYYAASTNTQTPVYPSAVDVDQGHMYYVQNEVDPQHLCLPANADAALAGMTYHVDGARDDYTTDEIDEPEYQQAAEEADEDQLSHGQEESPCEPNAGVGVVHQSSLENSENVTHQTDYTVTA
- the LOC105162589 gene encoding putative disease resistance protein RGA1 translates to MAETFLFNIIDRVLGRFSSIALEHISSAWNTKSEVQKLQNTLSTIRAVILDADGQQAKNHEVRDWLEKLKDAVYEIDDLLDDLTTQVSQRNVEIYSGILILKKVRRFFSSSNPIACRFKIAQRVKRLRQRLDEIADDRTKFHFSEQAHFIPVDNNVKEQTHSFVRASDIIGRDGDKENIVQLLLSSKDEEDVSVVPVVGIGGLGKTTVVKLAYNDDRVVQSFDLGMWVSVSEDFGVGKVVEKILKSATGENLAHLDMDQMQSCLAGVLNNKKYLLVLDDVWNEDRNKWMDLRELLMNGRTGSKIIVTTRSKAVALITGTTSPYNLAGLSDDDCLSLFLKCAFRGPDNWLPNLVAIAKEIVKKCGGVPLAVKTLGGLLYMNTDEQEWLHIKDNDIWEIDQKQSDILPILRLSYEKLPPHLRQCFAYCSMLPKGFEIPREVFINLWIAQGLVSSTSKNRELEDIGNRYFNELLSRFCFQEVVEAFDGEILVCRIHNLVHDLAQSVAGDECLNFKADIKSISDRVRHLYLHDEDLSEKEAPRTLFRLKNLRSFRCTFKNKPLDMTFIQGIAMKFRRLRVLVLQALDLEELPSSIGGLQQLRYLDLSHSSNLKSLPKSFCKLVNLQTLNLMNCEKFQDLPGNFRSLVSIKTLYLTCREISLTKKSLQSFKSLQFLLLYNCDFVQLPSEGFQDLNSLRVLRIYDCPRLASLPDNIKYLTALEKLWIWNCEVLDLSDGDGLEGLTCLESLLLMGLPKLINLPMGLTKNVAKTLKFFRIANCANFAMLPEWLLSFNLLQRFYVEDCPNLSFLPQVVGRHIAKVHVSGCPKLGKV